The Palleronia sp. THAF1 genome contains the following window.
CCCGTCGCGACGAAAGGCGCTGGCGACGCAGCTGACGTGCTGGGCTCGGCCCTGCGCTGGGAAGAGCGTGGCTGGCCCGATTTCGCCATCTATGCACCTGTGTTCGACGCCGCGGCGGGCGCGATGATCGTCGGCGGCGAGGCACCGCGCGAAACAGTTGCGGCTGCGGCGAACGGGGGCGCTTGGGCGGCGTTCGGAGCCGAAGACAGCTTCGGCCTGTCTGCCGATCTGCCCGCGCCGGAACTGGAGGCGCGCGCCGCCTTGCAAGACGCAGCCCATTGCGGGCTGCTGCCCCAAGAAATGCTGCCCGGCATGGTCGAAGCACAACGCCTACGCGATGCATGGCTGGCGCAGGCGGTACTGGACGCGCTGAGCGAGACCGGCGGCCCGGTCGCTGTCATCACCGGCAACGGGCACGCCCGCACCGATTGGGGCGTGCCGGCCTTGCTGGCGGCCGCACGGCCCGAATTACCGGTAATCTCCGTCGGACAATTCGCTGAACCCGACGGCGCCGCGCCCTACGATCATATCGTGGTCAGCCCGGACACCGACACGGATGGGGACCCCTGTGCGGCACTTCGGTAAGCACGGTTGCCGCCCTGTGGCTGCGGCCCTAGGGTCCGGCGCATGTTGAATGGCAAGCGTATCCTTCTGATCGTCGGCGGCGGCATCGCGGCCTACAAGGTGCTCGACCTGATCCGCCGCATCGGACGGGCAGGGGGGCATGTCACCCCGGTCTTGACCCGCGCGGGGTCCGAGTTCGTGACGCCGCTATCGCTGTCCGCTCTGGCCGGCGAAAAGGTCTATACCGACTTATGGGACCTGACGGACGAGGCCGAAATGGGCCACATCCAACTGTCCCGCGTCGCCGATCTGGTGGTCGTCGCCCCAGCAACCGCCGATTTGATGGCCAAGATGGCGCAGGGCCATGCCGACGATCTGGCTTCGACCCTGCTGCTGGCGACCGACACGCCGGTGATGATCGCGCCCGCGATGAACGTGCGGATGTGGGAACACGCGGCAACCCAGCGCAATCTGGTCACGCTCAAGGCCGACGGCATCGCGGTGGTCGGCCCGGACGTGGGCGACATGGCCTGCGGTGAGCATGGGCCGGGTCGGATGGCCGAACCCGAGGCGATCCTCGATTCGATCACGGCACGCCTGTCCCATGGCCCGATGAAGGGGAAGCACATCCTGATCACCAGCGGTCCGACGCATGAGCCGATCGACCCGGTGCGCTACATCGCCAACCGCTCTTCGGGTGCGCAGGGCACCGCTATCGCCCGCGCCGCCGTTGCGGCGGGCGCGCGCGTGACCTTCGTGACCGGCCCTGCCGATGTGGCCCCGCCAGAGGGCTGCACGGTGGTGCGCGTCGAAACGGCCACGCAAATGCGCGACGCCGCACTGGCCGCCCTGCCTGCCGATGTCGCGATCTTCGCCGCCGCCGTTGCCGACTGGCGCGTCACCTCGGCGTCAGATCGCAAGATGAAAAAGCAGGACGGCGCGCTGCCGTCGCTGGAACTGGCCGAGAACCCCGACATCTTGGCCGCCGTCGCTGGTCGCACGATGGACCGCCCGCCGCTGGTCGTGGGCTTCGCTGCCGAAACCGACGATGTGGTCGAAAACGCCCGTGCCAAACGGATCCGTAAGGGCTGCGATTGGATCGTGGCGAATGACGTGTCGCCCGTCACCGGCATCATGGGCGGGTCAGAGAATGCGGTACTGCTGATCACCGCAGAGGGCGAGGAAACGTGGGAGCGTATGGGCAAGGATGCCGTCGCCGTGCGGCTGATCGAGCGGATCGCGACGGCGCTGGCATGACCGTCCTGATCAAACGCTTGCCGGACGCGGACCCTGACGTGCCGCTACCCGCCTACGCCAGCGCGGGTGCCGCTGGAGCAGACCTGCGTGCGAACTTTCCCGCCGCGAACCGCGCAGAGGGGTTGTCCTTGCAGCCGATGGAACGCGCCGCGGTGCCCACGGGCCTGTCCGTCGCGCTGCCCGAAGGGTGGGAAATGCAGATCCGCCCTCGCTCTGGCCTTGCGCTGAAACACGGGATGACCGTCGCCAACGCGCCCGGCACCGTGGATGCCGATTACCGGGGCGAGGTCGCTGTGCTTTTGGTGAACCTTGGCGCCGAGCCGGTGCACATCGCCCACGGCGACCGTATCGCGCAGGCCGTCTTCGCGCCTGCGCCGCAGGTCTCGTTCGATCTGGTGGACACACTTCCCGACACCGCACGCGGCACCGCTGGGTTCGGGTCGACGGGACGCGGCTAATGGTGCTGGCGCTGATCCTTGGCGGTCTGGCCTGGTTCGCATCCGGCCGTGTCGGCTGGCCGCTGCAGGCGCGGCTGATCGCGCTGGGCTTGCTTTATATCGTCGTCATGTTGCTGTCCGTGTTGTTGCCCGGACGCTCTCCCTTCGGCGGATCGTTGGGCGAATGGCTGGTGGTCGGCGGCCTCGTCGCACTGATCCTCGCCTACCGGGAGGGCCTGCGCCGCCTGCGCTCCCGCGTCCGCCCCGAAAACCGACCCGTGGAAACCGCTCCGGGCGACTTCGCCCCCGGCGAGCTGGACCGCTACGCCCGCCACGTCGTGCTGCGAGAGATTGGCGGCGGTGGTCAGCGGCAATTGAAGGAGGCGCGCGTTCTTGTTGTAGGGGCGGGGGGGCTTGGGTCTCCGGCCTTGCTCTATCTCGCCGCAGCGGGCGTCGGCACCATCGGTGTGATCGACGACGACACGGTCGATGCCACGAACCTGCAGCGACAGGTCATCCACACCGACAAGCGCATCGGCCAGCCCAAGGTATTCTCGGCAGAGGCGGCGATGAAGGCGATCAACCCCAATGTCACCGTGCGCCCCTATAACCGCCACCTGACGGCAGAGATCGCGGGTGACCTCGTGGCAGACTTCGATCTGGTGTTGGATGGCTGTGACGATCTGGACACCCGCTACGTACTGAACGCCGCCTGCCTTGCGGCCCGCGTTCCGCTGATTTCCGGCGCACTGTCGCAATGGGAGGGGCAGATCACCACCTATGCTCCATGGGAGGGCACGCCCTGCTACGCCTGTGTCTTTCCCGAAAAGCCCGCGGCCGGTCTTGCGCCAAGCTGCGCCGAGGCGGGCGTGCTTGGGCCACTGCCCGGCGTCGTCGGGTCGATGATGGCCGTCGAAGTGGTGAAGGAAATAACCGGCGCAGGGCAGGGGCATCGGGGCCGTTTGGCGATCCACGATGCGCTTTGGGGAGAGCATCGGACGATTGCGCTGAAGAAGCGCGCGGATTGCCCGGTGTGCGGTGGATAGACATGCCTTCGGCGAAGGTATTTTTGGAACGATGAAGAGGATGACGCGATGACCAACCCGCTTTTGCAGACATGGGATACGCCCTTCGGACTGCCGCCGTTCGAGACCATCGAGGATGCGCACTTCATGCCTGCGGTGGAAGCGACGCTGGACACGGCGCGCGCCAACATCGCCGCCATCGCTGACAGCGAAGAGCCTGCGACGTTTGAGAACACCATCGTCGCGCTGGAACGCGCCGACGAGGATCTCAGCCGGGTTCTGGGCGTGTTTTACAACATGGCCGGTGCGGATTCGAACCCCGAGCGCGAGCGCCTGAGCCGGGAGTTCTCTCCGATGCTGTCGGCCTACGGGTCCGACATCGCGATGAACGAGGCCTTGTTCGCGCGGATCGAAGCCGTCTGGGCCGAACGCGAGACGCTGGATCTGACCGACGAAGAACAGCGCCTGCTGTTCCTGACCCGCCGCCAGTTCGTGCGCGCAGGCGCAGAGCTTGAGGGGATCGCCAAGGATCGCCTTCGCAGCGTGACCGAGCGCCTGTCGGGCCTGGGTGTCTCTTTCACCCAGAACCTGCTCGCTGATGAGCGTGAGTGGTACATGGAACTGGCCGAAACCGATCTGGAGGGTCTGCCCGACTTCCTGATCGACGCCGCCCGCAGCGCTGGCGAAGATAAGGGTGCGTCCGGTCCGGTCATCACCCTGTCGCGCTCACTTATTGTGCCGTTCCTGCAATTCTCGCCCCGTCGCGACCTGCGCGAACAGGCCTATGCCGCGTGGTCCGCGCGCGGCATGAACGGCGGCGATACTGACAACCGCGCTATTGCCGCCGAAATTCTGGCGCTGCGTGAAGAACGCGCGGGCCTTCTGGGCTACGACGATTTCGCCTCGTTCAAGCTGGAAACAGAGATGGCGAAGTCTCCCGCGGCCGTCCGCGAATTGCTGATGAAAGTTTGGGAGCCTGCGCGCACGAAGGCCGAAGAAGACGGTGCGCGCCTGGCCGCCATGATGCACAACGACGGCACGAACGGCGATTTGGAGCCGTGGGACTGGCGCTATTATTCCGAAAAGCGCCGGCAGGAAGAGCACGACCTCGATGAGACGGCGCTGAAACCTTACCTGCAACTCGACCGGATGATCGAAGCCGCCTTCGACTGTGCCAATCGGTTGTTCGGATTGGAGTTCAAGCCGCTGGACGTCAAGCTTTACCATCCAGATGTGCGTGCGTGGGAAGTCACGCGGAATGGCGAACACATGGCCGTTTTCGTCGGCGACTATTTCGCGCGTGAGTCCAAGCGGTCGGGCGCGTGGTGTTCGGCCATGCGCAGCCAGCGCGAGGGCGTTCGGCCTATCGTGGTCAACGTGTGCAATTTTGCCAAGCCGCCAAAGGGGCGCCCGGCGCTTTTATCCTATGACGACGCGCGCACGCTGTTCCATGAAATGGGCCACGGGTTGCACCAGATGCTGTCGGACGTCCGCTTCGAGTCCATGTCCGGCACCAGCGTCGCGCGCGATTTCGTCGAACTGCCCAGCCAGTTGTTCGAGCATTGGCTGGAGGTGCCGGAGGTGTTGACGACCTACGCCACCCATGCGGAGACGGGTGAGCCGATGCCCGACGACATGCGCGACCGCCTGCTTGCGGCGTCCACCTATGACATGGGCTTCCAGACGGTTGAGTATCTGGGCTCGGCCATCGTCGATCTGGAATTCCACGCAGGCGAAGCGCCCGAAGATCCCATGGCGATGCAGGCCGAGGTGTTGGAAGAGATCGGGATGCCCAAGGCCGTGGGCATGCGCCACGCGACGCCACACTTCGCCCATATCTTTTCCGGCGACGGCTATTCGTCTGGCTATTACAGCTACATGTGGTCCGAAGTCATGGACGCAGATGCCTTCGCGGCCTTCCTTGAAGCGGGCGGCCCGTTCGATGCCGATGTCGCGAAAAGCCTGGAGCGGAACATCCTGTCGGCCGGCGGCACACAGGAAGCCGACGCCGCTTACATCGCCTTCCGCGGCCAGATGCCGACGGTGGATGCGTTGCTGAAGGGCCGTGGTCTGGACCTACTGGAGTAATGAGATGAAGCACATAGTCGCTGCCATAGAAACTTTAAAACAGAACAAAGCGATTACGATAACGGCCGGGATACTAACAGTTTCGCTGACTTTCTTAAGCTTCTTCGATGCCCTTAGCAGTCCTTTTTCGTTAGCGGCGATGCTATTAAGCTATCTCCTTATCTTACTTATCGTTTGCGCAATCAATCTTCGGTTTAAGCAGGCGATTGAAGAAAAATATGCCTCGAGGGCTAACAAAATATTTACCGAGGCTCACAGCTCCATTTTGCGGAAAGTGGAGGAGAAAGACGAAGAAATAAGATACCTGCACCCGGTTGCAACCAAACAGGCGCACCTTCAAATTCTGTTGGTGAGATCAAACTGGTATGAGGCGAAGATCGAAGAGCTGCACAATTTAGAGAAAAATTGGCATCAAGCCGCAGAGCGATACAAGGATCAGACTAAATGGGTAAGCGAGGGTCACATCTGCGAAGCACGCGGTTATCTCGGATCGAACCTCGCAGGGATGGAAGAACGTATTGATCGTCTTTGCTCCGACAGACGTTTGGGGTCTGATCGCGCCCGGGAAGTTCGGGAATGCGGCTATGCGCCTTTGCCCGCAGACAGGCAGGACCCTGAGATCGCACCGGTCTATCGGGTTCATGCTTGCTTGGGCCAAATCCGGCTTCTCCGGAAGAGACTTGACGGTCGTTACATGGAACTAACGGCAAAGATTGAAGAATGCCTGTCTGAAATTTCGAAAAATTCATAGACGGAAGGGGCGGCAACTATCCCGCCCCCGTCGATTCAATCGACGTTTTAGCCCGCGATTAGACCCATCGCTTCCAGCTTCAGAAGAACCTGATGGGCGCAGTGATCGACATCCACGCTGGTGGTGTCCAGACGCAGCTCGGGGTCCTTGGGCTCGTCATAGGGGTCAGAAATTCCGGTGAATTCCTTGATCTTGCCCTCACGTGCCAGCTTGTACAGGCCCT
Protein-coding sequences here:
- the dut gene encoding dUTP diphosphatase; the protein is MTVLIKRLPDADPDVPLPAYASAGAAGADLRANFPAANRAEGLSLQPMERAAVPTGLSVALPEGWEMQIRPRSGLALKHGMTVANAPGTVDADYRGEVAVLLVNLGAEPVHIAHGDRIAQAVFAPAPQVSFDLVDTLPDTARGTAGFGSTGRG
- a CDS encoding M3 family metallopeptidase, which encodes MTNPLLQTWDTPFGLPPFETIEDAHFMPAVEATLDTARANIAAIADSEEPATFENTIVALERADEDLSRVLGVFYNMAGADSNPERERLSREFSPMLSAYGSDIAMNEALFARIEAVWAERETLDLTDEEQRLLFLTRRQFVRAGAELEGIAKDRLRSVTERLSGLGVSFTQNLLADEREWYMELAETDLEGLPDFLIDAARSAGEDKGASGPVITLSRSLIVPFLQFSPRRDLREQAYAAWSARGMNGGDTDNRAIAAEILALREERAGLLGYDDFASFKLETEMAKSPAAVRELLMKVWEPARTKAEEDGARLAAMMHNDGTNGDLEPWDWRYYSEKRRQEEHDLDETALKPYLQLDRMIEAAFDCANRLFGLEFKPLDVKLYHPDVRAWEVTRNGEHMAVFVGDYFARESKRSGAWCSAMRSQREGVRPIVVNVCNFAKPPKGRPALLSYDDARTLFHEMGHGLHQMLSDVRFESMSGTSVARDFVELPSQLFEHWLEVPEVLTTYATHAETGEPMPDDMRDRLLAASTYDMGFQTVEYLGSAIVDLEFHAGEAPEDPMAMQAEVLEEIGMPKAVGMRHATPHFAHIFSGDGYSSGYYSYMWSEVMDADAFAAFLEAGGPFDADVAKSLERNILSAGGTQEADAAYIAFRGQMPTVDALLKGRGLDLLE
- a CDS encoding ChaN family lipoprotein, giving the protein MRHTTTISLVIGAAFWAASSVLAASVDAVPLDAAVVVMGEAHDNPTHHLNQAAWIERMQPAAVVFEMLPAELGPVATKGAGDAADVLGSALRWEERGWPDFAIYAPVFDAAAGAMIVGGEAPRETVAAAANGGAWAAFGAEDSFGLSADLPAPELEARAALQDAAHCGLLPQEMLPGMVEAQRLRDAWLAQAVLDALSETGGPVAVITGNGHARTDWGVPALLAAARPELPVISVGQFAEPDGAAPYDHIVVSPDTDTDGDPCAALR
- the coaBC gene encoding bifunctional phosphopantothenoylcysteine decarboxylase/phosphopantothenate--cysteine ligase CoaBC, with protein sequence MLNGKRILLIVGGGIAAYKVLDLIRRIGRAGGHVTPVLTRAGSEFVTPLSLSALAGEKVYTDLWDLTDEAEMGHIQLSRVADLVVVAPATADLMAKMAQGHADDLASTLLLATDTPVMIAPAMNVRMWEHAATQRNLVTLKADGIAVVGPDVGDMACGEHGPGRMAEPEAILDSITARLSHGPMKGKHILITSGPTHEPIDPVRYIANRSSGAQGTAIARAAVAAGARVTFVTGPADVAPPEGCTVVRVETATQMRDAALAALPADVAIFAAAVADWRVTSASDRKMKKQDGALPSLELAENPDILAAVAGRTMDRPPLVVGFAAETDDVVENARAKRIRKGCDWIVANDVSPVTGIMGGSENAVLLITAEGEETWERMGKDAVAVRLIERIATALA
- a CDS encoding HesA/MoeB/ThiF family protein codes for the protein MVLALILGGLAWFASGRVGWPLQARLIALGLLYIVVMLLSVLLPGRSPFGGSLGEWLVVGGLVALILAYREGLRRLRSRVRPENRPVETAPGDFAPGELDRYARHVVLREIGGGGQRQLKEARVLVVGAGGLGSPALLYLAAAGVGTIGVIDDDTVDATNLQRQVIHTDKRIGQPKVFSAEAAMKAINPNVTVRPYNRHLTAEIAGDLVADFDLVLDGCDDLDTRYVLNAACLAARVPLISGALSQWEGQITTYAPWEGTPCYACVFPEKPAAGLAPSCAEAGVLGPLPGVVGSMMAVEVVKEITGAGQGHRGRLAIHDALWGEHRTIALKKRADCPVCGG